The window tataaaaaaaggggttttggttttattactaaccctttttttattacaatgGACAGTAATAATTGATGCTACAACACTGGTTGATACAAATGATGCGTGTGATCCAATTACACAGCCTACTAATGGTTTTAAGGTGAAATggtataattatattatagaCAATACTACTACATATACAAGTTTGGATTATATGGCGTACggatattatcaaaaatctGCCCCATATCATTCGCAAAATGGTATTACTACTGTTTCGTTTGAACCTGGATATCTATGTTTATATAATCCATATGATttatccaaatatttttatttgttacgGTGAGCCTtgaaatgtaaaaaaaacaacatgGACTTGTCCATCAGCAGGTCCATTAGGATTAAGTGATTTTTATACTAGCGCTGGAACTTCTTACTCCTTATCACTTgtttataattatgataCATATTTTACCAATTTTACAATGGAAATTACCGGCTACTTTTTAGCCCCAGAAACAGGTTCTTATACATTTACCCTAGGAAATGTTGACGATTCAGCTGGTTTGTTGTTTGATCAAGATGCGTTTGGTTTTTGCGAACAAAATGATATTACTGCTACCacaacaaattttttgctAAATGCTATTAAGGGTTGCGAATCAGGAAAAGAAGCTTCTGTATCTAGTGAAAAAACTCTAATTGGTGGACTTTATTACCCAATAagaattatattttcaaatgcAATTACAAAAGCAAGCTTAGATTTTTCAGCAACATTACCCAATGGAACCGttattaatgattttaCTAATTACATTTATACATTCGGTGAAGATGAATCTTATTGCCCAGCATTTGAACGTGAAACTACAAcatacacaccatggactggttcATTCACATccaccattggtactattGTTACAATCAGCGTTGgctcagatggtattccaactacctccaactatctacacagttgaaactctAGAAAACAAGGGTACTACTATCACTTACACCCTATGGACAGGTGCTTACACATCCACtattccaaaaaaacaacaacaacaacaacaacggtGGATCTGGTAGTTCCGAAACTGCTAATACACcagttactgttattaaGACTAGTGTGTTTACAACATCAGGTAGTACTATCACTTCTGTTAttacatctactattgttccaaacaataataatgaaaatggaTCAGGTTCTTCAGGCAATGCTAGTGAATATGTTGAGACTATTTCTTCTGGTTCTGTTTATACCACTGTTACCAAGAGTGCCAACGGTAACTCTGGTAATTCCAACAATGTTATTACCAAGACCACATCTGGTGGCAAAGTTATTACCACCACTATTCAATCAGAAACTGTTTCTAGCACAGCTGCTATTGAAGTGCAAAGTATTCAATCTCAACCAGCATCTAGTGGATTAATTTCTATTTACCAAGCTGGTGCTGTTTCAAACAGAATATCTACCTTCAAGATGTTCtttactttatttgttttgtttttcaatttattttaagaaTACTCTtgtgaaaatttttttttcgaatAGTATCTAATAtatttagtttattttttttttttaagttcgtcagtttttttgtatttattttgttcagATTTCGtattttgtgtttttattttattttatagttcgttctttttataatatcgAAGCAACTTAGTTTTTCATACCGtaagttgtttttatttctaataaattttttttttctgattatttattgataacattggaatattattttctttcttgtttctcataataattttttattttaattcttcttctattgCTGAGTTCAaaagtttaataataacagtaaaaaGAAGTGTCTTAAACTATGAAGAATAAGATAGATCTATTCTTTTGGGAGTAAATGCTCAATTAGTGGGTCAATTTATGTTGTGTTTTTTGAACCAATAATTACAAATTTATGA is drawn from Saccharomycodes ludwigii strain NBRC 1722 chromosome V, whole genome shotgun sequence and contains these coding sequences:
- a CDS encoding uncharacterized protein (similar to Saccharomyces cerevisiae YAR050W | FLO1 | FLOcculation (paralog of YHR211W | FLO5)) → MEITGYFLAPETGSYTFTLGNVDDSAGLLFDQDAFGFCEQNDITATTTNFLLNAIKGCESGKEASVSSEKTLIGGLYYPIRIIFSNAITKASLDFSATLPNGTVINDFTNYIYTFGEDESYCPAFERETTTYTPWTGSFTSTIGTIVTISVGSDGIPTTSNYLHS